One genomic segment of Nonomuraea coxensis DSM 45129 includes these proteins:
- a CDS encoding RNA-guided endonuclease InsQ/TnpB family protein translates to MQLRYNFRLYPAAGQRQALARAFGCARTVFNDGLRLRQEGREQGLPYVSDGDLSKRVITQAKQTPERAWLGEVSAVVLQQALADLNTAYRNFFASITGRRKGPEVAPPRYRSRKDNRQAVRFTRNARFTVTAGGKLRLPKIGDVPVRWSRELPAGPSSVTVIKDAAGRYFASFVVEICQEPLPQTASEVGIDLGLTHFAVLSDGRKVGNPRLLRRAERRLNKAQQALSRKQKGSNNWARAKRVLARAHAKTADARRDFAHKLSTQIIRDNQAVYVEDLCVKGLARTRLAKSVHDAGWSQFVAMLEYKAGRYGRTFARIDRFFPSSKLCSACGLPAGTMPLSVRSWTCPCGAVHDRDVNAAINILAAGRAERLNACGGTVRPAA, encoded by the coding sequence GTGCAGCTTCGGTACAACTTCCGCCTCTACCCAGCCGCCGGTCAGCGCCAGGCGCTGGCGCGGGCGTTCGGGTGCGCGCGGACGGTGTTCAACGACGGGCTGCGCTTACGGCAGGAGGGCCGGGAGCAGGGATTGCCGTACGTCTCGGACGGGGACCTGTCCAAACGGGTGATCACGCAGGCGAAGCAGACGCCAGAACGCGCCTGGCTGGGCGAGGTGTCGGCGGTCGTCCTTCAGCAGGCGTTGGCCGACCTGAACACCGCGTACCGCAACTTTTTCGCCTCGATCACCGGCAGGCGCAAAGGCCCGGAAGTCGCACCGCCCCGGTACCGCTCCCGCAAGGACAACCGGCAGGCGGTCCGGTTCACCAGGAACGCCCGCTTCACGGTCACGGCGGGCGGGAAGCTGCGCCTGCCGAAGATCGGCGATGTCCCGGTGCGCTGGTCGCGGGAACTGCCGGCCGGACCGTCGTCGGTGACGGTGATCAAAGACGCGGCGGGACGGTACTTCGCGAGCTTCGTGGTCGAGATCTGCCAGGAGCCGCTGCCACAGACGGCGTCCGAGGTGGGGATCGATCTGGGCCTGACGCACTTCGCGGTGCTCTCGGACGGCCGGAAGGTCGGCAACCCGCGCCTGCTGCGCCGGGCCGAACGCCGTCTGAACAAAGCGCAGCAGGCGCTGAGCAGGAAACAGAAGGGCTCGAACAACTGGGCCAGGGCCAAGCGGGTGCTCGCCAGGGCGCACGCCAAGACGGCCGACGCGCGCCGCGACTTCGCGCACAAGCTCTCCACGCAGATCATCCGTGACAACCAAGCGGTGTATGTGGAGGACCTGTGTGTGAAGGGCCTGGCCCGCACCCGGCTGGCCAAGAGCGTTCACGATGCGGGCTGGTCGCAGTTCGTGGCCATGCTGGAGTACAAAGCCGGACGGTACGGCCGCACCTTCGCCAGGATCGACCGGTTCTTCCCCTCCAGCAAGCTGTGCTCAGCGTGCGGCCTGCCGGCCGGCACGATGCCGCTGAGCGTCCGCTCGTGGACGTGCCCGTGCGGAGCGGTCCACGACCGGGACGTCAACGCCGCGATCAACATCCTCGCCGCTGGACGAGCGGAGAGGCTAAACGCCTGCGGAGGGACCGTAAGACCCGCCGCCTAG
- a CDS encoding SigE family RNA polymerase sigma factor, which yields MDRHEGFREFVLARQQALMRTAYLLVGDRHLAEDLLQSTLTKVAGHWHKLAAGGNAEAYTRRALVNQYISWRRRPRFEVPSAEPPEQGVSYDEAALDRIVLRRALAKLTRKQRAVIVLRFWEDLTEAQAAEALGCSVGTVKSQTHHALARLRALAPELSEDFEAQEVAG from the coding sequence TTGGATCGTCACGAGGGTTTCCGCGAGTTCGTGCTCGCCAGGCAACAGGCGTTGATGCGGACCGCGTACCTGCTCGTGGGCGACCGGCATCTCGCCGAGGACCTGTTGCAGAGCACGTTGACGAAGGTCGCCGGGCACTGGCACAAGCTCGCGGCGGGCGGCAACGCGGAGGCGTACACCCGCAGGGCGCTGGTGAACCAGTACATCTCATGGCGGCGCAGGCCGCGTTTCGAGGTGCCGAGCGCCGAGCCGCCCGAACAGGGCGTGTCCTACGACGAGGCGGCGCTCGACCGCATCGTGCTGCGCCGGGCGCTGGCCAAGCTGACGCGCAAGCAGCGCGCGGTCATCGTGCTGCGGTTCTGGGAGGACCTGACGGAGGCCCAGGCGGCGGAGGCGCTCGGCTGCTCGGTCGGCACCGTCAAGAGTCAGACCCATCACGCGCTGGCACGGCTGCGCGCGCTGGCGCCGGAGCTGAGCGAGGACTTCGAGGCCCAGGAGGTGGCCGGATGA
- the tnpA gene encoding IS200/IS605 family transposase, protein MGEHGDIRTGRHCVFVLHAHLVFVTKFRHPVFTDAHLNRMEEIMRDVCADFETGLSEFNGENNHVHLLVNFPPKVALSKLVNSLKGVSSRRMRQEFPELARHYYRASKLWSGSYFAGSVGGAPISVLRQYVEQQNRPV, encoded by the coding sequence ATGGGTGAACATGGCGACATCAGAACAGGCAGACACTGCGTTTTCGTCCTGCACGCACACTTGGTTTTCGTGACAAAGTTCCGGCATCCAGTATTCACCGACGCCCACCTGAACCGGATGGAAGAGATCATGCGGGACGTGTGCGCCGACTTCGAGACCGGGCTGAGCGAGTTCAACGGCGAGAACAACCACGTCCACCTGCTGGTCAACTTCCCACCCAAGGTCGCCCTGTCCAAGTTGGTCAACTCGCTCAAGGGCGTCTCGTCACGGCGAATGCGCCAGGAGTTCCCCGAACTGGCCCGCCACTACTACCGGGCCAGCAAGCTGTGGTCGGGCTCCTACTTCGCAGGGTCGGTCGGCGGCGCGCCGATCAGCGTCCTGCGCCAGTACGTCGAGCAGCAGAACCGTCCGGTCTAG
- a CDS encoding potassium/proton antiporter produces MNLHQLYAVLLAGGLVLLASIAAARTATKLGLPGLLLFLALGVLLGEDVLGIDFDDAQLAQLLGTTALGIILVEGGLSTRWSDIRRLMLPSALLSVLGVAVSVAITATGAHLLLGLDWQLSLLLGAIVSSTDAAAVFSVLRALPLPRRVAGLVEAESGFNDAPTVILVIVFSTGVTDLPGPLSIAAEIGFELLAGAAIGLAIGWAGTLALRFVALPASGLYPLATVGLGVIAFAAAGAVHASGFLAAYLTGLLLGNAVLPHRAATRSFAEGIGWLAQIGLFVMLGLLVTPSELPAALLPATLIGLVLLLVARPVSVAACLTPFGMGWRHQAFIAWAGLRGAVPIVLATYPIVAAVPGSRQLLNIVFVLVVIFTLIQGPTLPLIARLLRITQPHQAREVEIEAAPLNVLAADLLTITIPPGSRMNGVEIFELRLPKPSIVTLIIRDGDTLVPDLDTPLREGDEVLIVTTPATRAEVENRLRAVGRGGRLAQWHDGAGQSGPAPGRIGREPLPLSGARRTGVPALGRVREVAASWWAGITPKGLQRDEP; encoded by the coding sequence ATGAATTTGCACCAGTTGTACGCAGTCCTGCTGGCCGGCGGACTGGTCTTACTCGCCAGCATCGCCGCCGCCCGCACCGCCACGAAGCTCGGCCTGCCCGGCCTGCTGCTGTTCCTGGCGCTCGGGGTGCTGCTCGGCGAGGACGTGCTCGGCATCGACTTCGACGACGCCCAGCTGGCGCAGCTCCTCGGGACGACGGCGCTGGGGATCATCCTGGTCGAGGGCGGCCTGAGCACCCGCTGGAGCGACATCCGGCGGCTGATGCTGCCCTCGGCGCTGCTGTCGGTGCTCGGCGTCGCGGTCAGCGTCGCGATCACCGCGACGGGTGCGCACCTGCTGCTCGGCCTGGACTGGCAGCTCTCCCTGCTGCTGGGCGCGATCGTCTCCTCCACGGACGCCGCGGCCGTCTTCTCCGTCCTGCGCGCGCTGCCCCTGCCGCGCCGCGTCGCGGGCCTGGTGGAGGCCGAGTCGGGCTTCAACGACGCGCCCACCGTCATCCTGGTGATCGTGTTCTCCACCGGCGTCACCGATCTGCCCGGCCCGCTCTCCATCGCCGCCGAGATCGGCTTCGAGCTGCTGGCCGGAGCCGCGATCGGGCTGGCGATCGGCTGGGCGGGGACCCTGGCGCTGCGGTTCGTGGCGCTGCCGGCCAGCGGCCTGTACCCGCTGGCCACCGTCGGCCTGGGCGTCATCGCCTTCGCCGCCGCCGGGGCCGTGCACGCCTCCGGGTTCCTGGCCGCCTACCTGACCGGGCTCCTGCTGGGCAACGCCGTGCTGCCGCACCGCGCCGCCACCCGGTCCTTCGCCGAGGGGATCGGATGGCTGGCGCAGATCGGCCTGTTCGTCATGCTCGGCCTGCTGGTGACGCCGAGCGAGCTGCCCGCCGCGCTGCTGCCCGCCACCCTCATCGGCCTGGTGCTGCTGCTCGTGGCGCGGCCCGTCTCGGTGGCCGCCTGCCTCACCCCGTTCGGGATGGGGTGGCGGCACCAGGCGTTCATCGCGTGGGCGGGGCTGCGCGGCGCGGTGCCCATCGTGCTGGCGACCTATCCCATCGTCGCCGCGGTGCCGGGCAGCCGGCAACTGCTGAACATCGTCTTCGTGCTGGTCGTCATCTTCACCCTGATCCAGGGGCCGACCCTGCCGCTGATCGCCCGGCTGCTGCGCATCACCCAGCCGCACCAGGCGCGGGAGGTGGAGATCGAGGCGGCGCCGCTGAACGTGCTGGCCGCCGACCTGCTCACGATCACCATCCCGCCCGGTTCGCGGATGAACGGCGTGGAGATCTTCGAGCTGCGGCTGCCGAAGCCGTCCATCGTCACGCTGATCATCCGCGACGGCGACACCCTCGTCCCCGACCTCGACACCCCGCTCCGCGAGGGCGACGAGGTGCTCATCGTCACCACTCCCGCCACCCGCGCCGAGGTCGAGAACCGGCTGCGCGCCGTGGGCCGCGGCGGGCGGCTGGCCCAGTGGCACGACGGGGCTGGCCAGTCCGGGCCGGCCCCCGGGCGGATCGGCAGGGAACCGCTGCCGCTGTCCGGCGCGCGCCGGACCGGCGTTCCCGCCCTCGGCCGCGTACGCGAGGTCGCCGCCTCCTGGTGGGCCGGGATCACCCCGAAGGGCCTGCAGCGGGACGAGCCTTGA
- a CDS encoding sigma-70 family RNA polymerase sigma factor — translation MTDDPRDADPALTHLVRAGDERAVSELYERHHPAVLAFARRLCQDPHTAEDLASEAFARTLRTVRNGSGGPSGGWRPYLYAVARNTAIEWARSQQRLVLTDEFREDELTTAPPEPPDDLVTRAYRSLPPRWQTVLWHTLIEEEDPERVAKILGVTPGNVGVLAFRAREGLRKAYLAAHVAGASPRCLQYAEPLAAIVRKRSERLPRALRAHLSTCATCARAHAELLDLNATLRAAVPVALLPLAMKAASDGGVGSGAVASEGAVAGKGGALFPGGGVPGWVIPVVGAAAVAAVAVVGVTAGPAPAPPVAAPTASPPPGASPPFTPGGEPAQARTRAPMRKPTVTATPRAAATPTAGRARTSARTPAPARASAGTPTRRTTPSATAQAGTRLALAGRCVGAAGGEVAALPCADPRTAWRTRGSAQRFQLVNVVTGRCLAAGEQYDTTAFNGGGMLAVRLVPCASVPAQHWHRPAFSDGVRRLVSVPSGKALSVGKEFVGKSPPTAFILYGPYTGSADQRVTFANG, via the coding sequence GTGACGGACGATCCGAGAGACGCGGACCCGGCCCTGACGCACCTGGTCAGGGCCGGGGACGAGCGTGCCGTCTCCGAGCTGTACGAGCGGCACCATCCCGCCGTCCTCGCCTTCGCCCGCCGCCTGTGCCAGGACCCGCACACCGCCGAGGACCTCGCCAGCGAGGCGTTCGCGCGGACCCTGCGCACCGTGCGCAACGGCTCGGGCGGCCCCAGCGGCGGGTGGCGGCCCTACCTGTACGCGGTGGCGCGCAACACGGCGATCGAGTGGGCCCGCTCCCAGCAGCGGCTCGTGCTGACGGACGAGTTCCGCGAGGACGAGCTCACCACCGCGCCGCCGGAGCCACCGGACGATCTCGTGACGCGGGCCTACCGGTCGCTGCCGCCGCGCTGGCAGACCGTGCTGTGGCACACGCTGATCGAGGAGGAGGACCCGGAGCGGGTCGCCAAGATCCTCGGCGTCACGCCGGGCAACGTCGGGGTGCTCGCCTTCCGGGCTCGGGAGGGGCTGCGCAAGGCGTACCTGGCGGCGCACGTGGCGGGCGCGTCGCCGCGCTGCCTGCAGTACGCCGAGCCGCTGGCGGCGATCGTACGCAAGCGCAGCGAACGGCTGCCGCGGGCGTTGCGCGCGCACCTCAGCACGTGCGCGACCTGCGCCAGGGCGCACGCGGAACTGCTCGACCTCAACGCCACCCTCCGCGCGGCGGTCCCGGTCGCGCTGCTCCCCCTCGCCATGAAAGCGGCCTCTGACGGGGGTGTCGGTTCGGGGGCTGTTGCCTCCGAGGGGGCGGTGGCGGGGAAGGGGGGTGCTCTTTTCCCAGGGGGTGGGGTGCCGGGGTGGGTGATTCCGGTGGTGGGGGCGGCGGCGGTGGCCGCGGTGGCCGTGGTCGGGGTGACGGCGGGTCCCGCGCCGGCGCCGCCGGTTGCCGCGCCCACGGCGAGCCCGCCGCCGGGCGCGAGCCCGCCGTTCACTCCGGGCGGCGAACCGGCGCAGGCACGGACGCGGGCGCCGATGCGGAAGCCGACGGTCACGGCCACGCCCAGGGCGGCGGCCACGCCGACGGCGGGCCGGGCGCGGACGTCCGCGCGGACCCCCGCGCCGGCCCGGGCGAGCGCCGGCACCCCCACCCGGCGTACGACGCCGTCCGCCACCGCGCAGGCGGGCACCAGGCTCGCGCTCGCGGGCCGATGCGTCGGCGCGGCGGGCGGGGAGGTGGCGGCGCTGCCGTGCGCCGACCCCCGCACGGCCTGGCGTACCAGGGGCTCCGCCCAGCGGTTCCAGCTCGTCAACGTCGTCACCGGCCGCTGCCTGGCCGCCGGCGAGCAGTACGACACCACCGCCTTCAACGGCGGCGGCATGCTCGCCGTCCGCCTGGTGCCCTGCGCCTCCGTCCCGGCCCAGCACTGGCACCGCCCGGCGTTCAGCGACGGCGTGCGCCGCCTGGTGAGCGTCCCCTCCGGCAAGGCCCTGTCCGTCGGCAAGGAGTTCGTCGGCAAGAGCCCGCCGACGGCCTTCATCCTGTACGGCCCCTACACCGGCTCGGCCGACCAGCGCGTCACGTTCGCGAACGGCTGA
- a CDS encoding TetR/AcrR family transcriptional regulator has translation MTSAAAAPRPGRPPDPDIEPRVLDATLHIYAEVGWAGFTMDAVARRARVGKAALYRRWESKEKLIVAALASLTTPVMAESTGSLREDLLAMAIRTLRAQQSRDGLVGIRAQIEAKFYPELFGQAMEDLGKQWRTIFRSLVLLAIERGEIPKGTSPALVLDAVNGILVNHVLSTPLDKMPALVEDAPRYAETVVDFVLSSIGYRGRAGEPA, from the coding sequence ATGACGAGCGCTGCAGCCGCGCCACGGCCAGGGCGGCCGCCGGATCCCGACATCGAGCCGCGCGTGCTCGACGCGACGCTGCACATCTACGCCGAGGTCGGCTGGGCCGGCTTCACCATGGACGCCGTGGCGCGCCGCGCCCGCGTGGGCAAGGCCGCGCTCTACCGCCGCTGGGAGAGCAAGGAGAAGCTCATCGTCGCGGCGCTCGCCTCGCTCACCACGCCGGTGATGGCCGAGTCCACGGGCTCGCTGCGCGAGGACCTGCTCGCCATGGCCATCCGGACCCTCCGGGCGCAGCAGAGCCGCGACGGGCTGGTCGGCATCCGGGCGCAGATCGAGGCGAAGTTCTATCCCGAGCTGTTCGGCCAGGCCATGGAGGACCTCGGCAAGCAGTGGCGGACCATCTTCCGCAGCCTCGTCCTGCTCGCCATCGAGCGCGGCGAGATCCCCAAGGGCACCTCCCCCGCCCTGGTGCTCGACGCGGTCAACGGCATCCTCGTCAACCACGTCCTGTCCACGCCGCTGGACAAGATGCCCGCGCTGGTGGAGGACGCCCCGCGCTACGCCGAGACCGTCGTGGACTTCGTCCTGTCCTCCATCGGCTACCGCGGCCGCGCGGGCGAGCCCGCCTGA
- a CDS encoding ricin-type beta-trefoil lectin domain protein: protein MRSIFMTLLLPMAAAVLVVPSPAAAEVAAPASTSPFACDATDAGDKGWVLPIYVHQPGQDAWAADSPALLNTLWETDQTVDSSAERFGISRRLRIVQDAGCRPVVAKLPFTKGRNRAEMGKAMEENLDAQPAQVRTLWKAGRVKPLYFVRDNEITGSCTGGGANAGMSGGNVILPRWCWSEAGLTHELIHSFGLSHCDGGGVNGNDPVCRDMGTRKECTSDLAANYHLDSCRIDDFRYFEPTPVKQPALEKVRNVAFSPYLIQDQPSPVWRFRLKVADGGRCVDGSAAQVVQRTCSDGAAQTWRRAIDGDGYLTLRNAATGRCLAMAGTVVTAACAKKDKSQQWLPQAGQDKTNFASRAGGKKLSVKDNQDGGAVVADGNGEFVAELLDGLDPAPTRPGNPAPTPTPTPTPTSSSTTRPTADPTAVPPPGPSSEPDVAAPGKVRFRSSYGTCLAVSGTRVRLGSCGAKWDVVSVGKHVQLRQKNRCMALGRIGGGKRAVVMTACSGAAKGQRWLLERTGGSVTLKSATTRATRIVAVRAGRTAAVYAKAAFPKNSVKFLLK from the coding sequence ATGAGATCGATCTTCATGACGCTGCTGCTGCCGATGGCGGCGGCGGTTCTGGTGGTTCCCTCGCCCGCCGCCGCCGAGGTGGCGGCGCCGGCGTCCACGTCGCCGTTCGCCTGCGACGCTACGGACGCCGGCGACAAGGGCTGGGTGCTGCCGATCTACGTCCACCAGCCGGGGCAGGACGCCTGGGCGGCCGACAGCCCCGCGCTGCTCAACACCCTCTGGGAGACCGACCAGACGGTGGACTCCAGCGCCGAGCGGTTCGGGATCTCGCGGCGGCTGCGGATCGTGCAGGACGCCGGCTGCCGCCCGGTGGTGGCGAAGCTGCCGTTCACCAAGGGCCGCAACCGGGCCGAGATGGGCAAGGCGATGGAGGAGAACCTCGACGCCCAGCCCGCGCAGGTGCGCACCCTGTGGAAGGCCGGCCGGGTCAAGCCGCTGTACTTCGTCAGGGACAACGAGATCACCGGCTCCTGCACGGGCGGCGGCGCGAACGCAGGGATGAGCGGCGGCAACGTCATCCTGCCGCGCTGGTGCTGGAGCGAGGCCGGGCTCACCCACGAGCTGATCCACAGCTTCGGGCTCTCCCACTGCGACGGCGGCGGGGTGAACGGCAACGACCCGGTCTGCCGCGACATGGGCACCCGCAAGGAGTGCACGAGCGACCTCGCCGCCAACTACCACCTCGACTCGTGCCGGATCGACGACTTCCGTTACTTCGAGCCGACCCCGGTCAAGCAGCCGGCCCTGGAGAAGGTCAGGAACGTGGCGTTCAGCCCGTACCTGATCCAGGACCAGCCGAGCCCGGTGTGGCGGTTCCGCCTCAAGGTGGCCGACGGCGGCAGGTGCGTCGACGGGAGCGCCGCCCAGGTCGTGCAGCGCACCTGCTCGGACGGCGCCGCGCAGACCTGGCGGCGCGCCATCGACGGCGACGGCTACCTCACCCTCCGCAACGCCGCCACCGGCCGCTGTCTCGCCATGGCCGGCACCGTCGTGACCGCCGCGTGCGCGAAGAAGGACAAGTCCCAGCAGTGGCTGCCGCAGGCCGGCCAGGACAAGACCAACTTCGCCAGCCGGGCGGGCGGCAAGAAGCTGTCCGTCAAGGACAACCAGGACGGCGGCGCCGTGGTGGCCGACGGCAACGGCGAGTTCGTCGCCGAACTGCTGGACGGCCTCGACCCCGCGCCCACCCGTCCGGGCAACCCCGCCCCCACGCCCACGCCCACGCCCACGCCCACGTCGAGCTCCACGACCCGGCCGACCGCGGATCCCACCGCCGTGCCGCCCCCCGGGCCCTCGTCGGAGCCTGACGTCGCCGCGCCGGGCAAGGTCCGGTTCAGGAGCTCGTACGGCACCTGCCTGGCCGTCTCCGGCACCAGGGTGCGCCTCGGCTCCTGCGGCGCCAAGTGGGACGTCGTAAGCGTCGGCAAGCACGTGCAGCTGCGCCAGAAGAACCGCTGCATGGCGCTCGGCAGGATCGGCGGCGGCAAGCGCGCGGTCGTCATGACCGCGTGCAGCGGCGCCGCCAAGGGGCAGCGCTGGCTGCTGGAGAGGACCGGCGGCTCGGTCACGCTGAAGAGCGCGACCACCAGGGCCACCCGGATCGTCGCCGTCCGCGCCGGCCGGACCGCCGCCGTCTACGCCAAGGCCGCATTCCCCAAGAACTCGGTCAAATTCCTGCTCAAGTGA
- a CDS encoding MFS transporter has product MVSERVPSPSEPAISQTAAAPPKPSMVKAWVITLMLLASTLIAYLDKAILGLVAQPVMADLGLTATQFGTISTAASLLGPAVTLLFATVADRLPLKGTLFTLVLLWSLIQLPIFFAASAGMLVATRLLLGAADAPSNSVMHSMAYSWWPNERRGLPAALLTTGASFGKLIFAPVLVVVIAALGWQYGFLSVAIMGFVWCIGWAFVGKTGPYAEPVTPRPPKKAAATAGDDAPEDPTAGTKAPLRSILLTGTFIGYLALFSSVGMLVMIVLTWLPSYFEAGLGFSAVTAGSLFGVPSITSVIFLFAYGAWGDRALKRGVPARVVRTLIGGGLAIAGGLSLMALPLVDGVALPMALLMLGYGLSTSIYAIANPTLAQITPAAQRTGVLSLGLALSGLLGVPGPVLAGMVLDAAKASSGSPADGYTSAFLLAGVIVLIGGALFALLANPERDALKVEAARAARAARTS; this is encoded by the coding sequence ATGGTCAGCGAGCGCGTTCCCTCGCCCAGCGAACCAGCGATCTCCCAGACGGCCGCCGCACCGCCGAAGCCCAGCATGGTCAAAGCCTGGGTGATCACCCTCATGCTGCTCGCCAGCACGCTGATCGCCTACCTGGACAAGGCGATCCTCGGCCTGGTCGCCCAGCCCGTGATGGCCGACCTCGGCCTGACCGCCACCCAGTTCGGCACCATCAGCACCGCCGCCAGCCTGCTCGGCCCCGCCGTGACGCTGCTGTTCGCCACCGTGGCCGACCGGCTGCCGCTCAAGGGCACGCTGTTCACCCTCGTCCTGCTCTGGTCGCTGATCCAGCTACCGATCTTCTTCGCCGCCTCGGCCGGCATGCTCGTCGCGACCCGGCTGCTGCTCGGCGCGGCGGACGCGCCCTCCAACTCGGTGATGCACTCGATGGCCTACTCCTGGTGGCCGAACGAGCGGCGCGGCCTGCCCGCCGCCCTGCTCACCACCGGGGCCTCGTTCGGCAAGCTGATCTTCGCCCCGGTCCTGGTCGTGGTGATCGCCGCGCTCGGCTGGCAGTACGGCTTCCTCAGCGTCGCCATCATGGGCTTCGTCTGGTGCATCGGCTGGGCGTTCGTCGGCAAGACCGGCCCCTACGCCGAGCCGGTGACGCCGCGCCCCCCGAAGAAGGCCGCCGCGACGGCAGGGGACGACGCCCCCGAGGACCCGACGGCGGGCACCAAGGCCCCGCTCCGCTCGATCCTGCTCACCGGCACCTTCATCGGCTACCTCGCGCTGTTCTCCTCGGTCGGCATGCTCGTCATGATCGTCCTCACCTGGCTGCCGTCGTACTTCGAGGCGGGCCTCGGCTTCTCGGCCGTGACCGCCGGGTCGCTGTTCGGGGTGCCGAGCATCACCTCGGTGATCTTCCTGTTCGCCTACGGCGCGTGGGGCGACCGGGCGCTCAAGCGGGGCGTCCCCGCGCGGGTGGTCCGCACCCTCATCGGCGGCGGGCTGGCGATCGCGGGCGGCCTGTCCCTGATGGCCCTCCCCCTGGTGGACGGCGTGGCGCTGCCCATGGCGCTGCTGATGCTCGGCTACGGCCTGAGCACCAGCATCTACGCGATCGCCAACCCCACGCTCGCCCAGATCACCCCGGCCGCGCAGCGGACCGGCGTCCTGTCGCTCGGCCTGGCCCTGAGCGGCCTGCTCGGCGTGCCGGGCCCGGTGCTCGCGGGCATGGTCCTCGACGCCGCCAAGGCGTCGAGCGGCTCCCCGGCCGACGGCTACACCAGCGCGTTCCTGCTGGCCGGCGTCATCGTGCTGATCGGCGGCGCGCTGTTCGCCCTGCTGGCCAACCCCGAGCGCGACGCGCTCAAGGTGGAGGCGGCCCGCGCCGCCCGCGCGGCCCGTACCTCCTGA
- a CDS encoding sensor histidine kinase: MTVATVTLFGVILFAGVFVISSLFLARARDDLQEQAEAAARRLTVLIDRSRFTGPIPKQDDVPFFQVVDGAGRVLAADAELDGAPPLTRARPGRGESLVRDRVCGERSATDAVPPGTCLVVVGMADETSAYGPVMAYAAVREPVMLRSPFLPVLLYGSAAVLLALMAWGTWYGVGRVLAPVDRIRRDLRRISAEDLSRRVEVPPGGDEVAELAVTVNDTLERLENAVERHRRFVSDASHELRSPLTAMTVRLEAGLDERRDEDWAAALADAYRLSAIVQDLLMLARLDAAPPVRDERIDLGALVSEEISRRGRTRLPVTASIQPGVIVRGHRLRLARVLTNLLSNADRYGDTRVHVTVRAAGELAEVEVLDDGPGIPPEMRERVFERFTRLDATRSRDTGGSGLGLPIARDIAQAHGGTLLAGEGPGGRLILRLLRDPSDPAVADPPAGDPAAEGAEAGDSDLKESDQ, translated from the coding sequence ATGACGGTCGCGACGGTGACGCTGTTCGGGGTGATCCTGTTCGCGGGGGTCTTCGTGATCTCGTCGCTCTTTCTGGCGCGGGCACGGGACGACCTTCAGGAGCAGGCGGAGGCCGCGGCCCGCCGCCTGACCGTGCTCATCGACCGGTCCCGCTTCACGGGCCCGATCCCGAAGCAGGACGACGTGCCGTTCTTCCAGGTCGTGGACGGCGCGGGCCGGGTGCTGGCGGCCGACGCCGAGCTCGACGGCGCGCCGCCGCTCACCCGCGCCCGGCCCGGTCGCGGCGAGTCGCTGGTGCGGGACCGGGTGTGCGGCGAGAGGTCGGCCACGGACGCCGTGCCACCCGGCACCTGCCTGGTCGTGGTGGGGATGGCCGACGAGACCAGCGCGTACGGCCCGGTCATGGCCTACGCCGCCGTCCGGGAGCCGGTCATGCTGCGCTCGCCGTTCCTGCCCGTCCTGCTGTACGGGTCGGCGGCGGTGCTGCTGGCCCTGATGGCCTGGGGCACCTGGTACGGCGTCGGCCGCGTCCTCGCCCCCGTCGATCGCATCCGCCGCGACCTGCGGCGGATCAGCGCCGAGGACCTGAGCCGGCGCGTCGAGGTGCCTCCGGGCGGGGACGAGGTCGCCGAGCTGGCCGTTACCGTCAACGACACGCTGGAGCGGCTGGAGAACGCGGTGGAACGGCACCGCAGGTTCGTCAGCGACGCGTCGCACGAGCTGCGCAGCCCGCTCACGGCCATGACGGTGCGGCTGGAGGCGGGGCTGGACGAGCGGCGGGACGAGGACTGGGCGGCGGCGCTGGCGGACGCGTACCGGCTGTCGGCCATCGTGCAGGACCTGCTGATGCTGGCCCGCCTGGACGCGGCGCCGCCGGTCCGCGACGAGCGGATCGACCTCGGGGCCCTGGTCAGCGAGGAGATCAGCCGCCGCGGCAGGACCCGGCTGCCGGTGACGGCCTCGATCCAGCCCGGCGTCATCGTCAGGGGGCACCGGCTGCGGCTGGCCAGGGTGCTGACGAACCTGCTGTCGAACGCCGACCGGTACGGCGACACGCGCGTGCACGTCACCGTGCGGGCGGCCGGGGAGCTGGCCGAGGTGGAGGTGCTGGACGACGGGCCCGGCATCCCGCCGGAGATGCGCGAACGGGTCTTCGAGCGTTTCACCCGCCTGGACGCGACCCGCTCGCGCGACACCGGAGGCAGCGGCCTGGGCCTGCCGATCGCCCGGGACATCGCGCAGGCGCACGGAGGGACGCTACTGGCAGGCGAAGGGCCGGGGGGCCGCCTGATCCTGCGCCTGCTGCGCGACCCGAGCGACCCGGCCGTGGCGGATCCGCCTGCGGGGGATCCGGCGGCGGAGGGTGCGGAGGCGGGGGATTCTGACCTTAAGGAATCGGACCAGTAG